The Merismopedia glauca CCAP 1448/3 genomic interval CGTTAACGAATGTCAGAGATTCCCAAGTTGAGCAAGCAAAAGCCTTAGCTTGGTTTTTACATCAATTCTCTGTCGCTGGACAAGGTTTCTATCGTTTTGAACCAATGCACGATTTCAAAAAGAAATTCTGCCCGCATTTTTGGGAATCGAAGTATTTAGCTTATTACGATCTAGGAATTAGAGAAATTGACGCAATTTTACGCGCCTTATTGCATCAAAGTTTAGGTAAGATAGTTTGGGATGTTCTCAATGAACCTATAACCTTAAAAATTGGAAATTTTGAGTTGAAATAGGAACTAAACATGGGCTTTAACTTCTTCCCTCTTCCTTCTTCCTTCTTCCTTCTTCCTTACTCTCAACTAGTAAATTAAATATAAAGGTAGCTTATGAAGGCGCAAGTATTTCGGGGAGTGAATCAGCTAAGTTATGAGGAAATACCTGTTCCTGCGATCGCACCAGATGAGGTTTTGGTTCAAGTCCATGTAGTAGGATTGTGTCAGTCTGATATTAAGAAGATTCGCTACAGTCTCTACGAACCGCCACGGGTATTTGGACACGAAACCGCCGGAATAATTGCTGCTGTTGGGGAAAAAGTTAAGAAATGGCAGATTGGACAACGAGTAGTAGTAATGCACCATATCCCATGTATGCGGTGCGCCTACTGCTTGAATGATAATTTTTCCATGTGCGATGTTTATAAAAATATCACTACTACGGCTGGATTTATCCCTAGTGGGGGTGGATTTGCTGAATACGTCAAGGTTCCAGGTCATATAGTCGAAAATGGCGGTTTAATCCCCATTCCCGATGATGTAACTTTTGAAGAAGCAAGTTTTGTCGAACCGACTAATTGCTGTTTAAAAGCCGTTAAAAAAGCGCAAATCAAGCCAGGAGATACAGTTTTAGTAACTGGTGCAGGACCAATCGGCTTGATGTTTGTGATGTTAGTGAGGTATTTTGGAGGAAGGGCGATCGCGACAGATTTAATTCCCTCTCGGTTGGCAAAAGCTTTGGAAGTAGGCGCAGAAGCCGCATTTGACCCCCGTAATCCTGAATTAGCCGCCAAAATTAAAGATTTGACTAATGGTTTGGGTGTAGATACCACACTATTAGCTGTTCCCAGCGATAAAGCCTTTTTTCAAGCCTTAGACTGTACCCGCAAAGGTGGAAAAATCCTCTTTTTTGCAGAGTTCCCTGACGAAATAGAAATTCCCCTGAATCCGAACGTTCTATATCGCCAAGAAATCGATCTGATGGGTAGCTATAGTTCCTCTTACAGATTACAATCATTAGCTGCGGAGATTGTCTTCAAGCGGCGGATAGATGTGAGAAAATTGATTAGCGATCGCCTTCCTCTTAAAGACTTACTCCAAGCTGTAGATATGGCTGTCTCACCTACCCCAGAAACCTATAAGATTCTGATTTATCCGGGAAATTAAGGTTAACTCTTTTCTCTTCTAGGAGTGCTTGTATAGTCAGAACATAGCAGCTATATTTCTACTTTCACCAGGTAAAGATG includes:
- a CDS encoding zinc-dependent dehydrogenase, producing MKAQVFRGVNQLSYEEIPVPAIAPDEVLVQVHVVGLCQSDIKKIRYSLYEPPRVFGHETAGIIAAVGEKVKKWQIGQRVVVMHHIPCMRCAYCLNDNFSMCDVYKNITTTAGFIPSGGGFAEYVKVPGHIVENGGLIPIPDDVTFEEASFVEPTNCCLKAVKKAQIKPGDTVLVTGAGPIGLMFVMLVRYFGGRAIATDLIPSRLAKALEVGAEAAFDPRNPELAAKIKDLTNGLGVDTTLLAVPSDKAFFQALDCTRKGGKILFFAEFPDEIEIPLNPNVLYRQEIDLMGSYSSSYRLQSLAAEIVFKRRIDVRKLISDRLPLKDLLQAVDMAVSPTPETYKILIYPGN